Genomic segment of Peribacillus frigoritolerans:
AAGCCGGGATGGGTAGTGCTCCAAATGCCGGTGCGACGGCTGATGTCAGTCATCCCGTCAAGCAAGGTCTCATTCAGTCTCTAGGTGTTTTTGTCGATACGCTCATCATTTGCAGTTCGACAGCCTTCATCATTTTGTTTTCAGGTCTTTATACATCGAAGGAAACGGATGGTATCGTCCTTACCCAAAATGCCCTCGGTACGGCATTGGGATCTTGGGCGGGTATTTTCCTTGCCATTATCGTACTGTTATTCGCCTTTAGTTCGATTGTTGGCAACTATTATTATGGAGAGTCGAACATCGGCTTCATCAATGAAAATAAGGTTTGGCTGAATGTCTATCGTATCGCAGTCGTAGGAATGGTGATATTCGGTTCGCTTGCATCACTGGATTTTGTTTGGGGACTGGCTGACTTGCTGATGGCCCTTATGGCCATTATCAACCTGATCGCCATAGCTTTACTTGGAAAGATCGCTTTTGCTGCACTGGCGGATTATCAAAAGCAAAAGAAAAGTGGGAAAAATCCAGTCTTCCATGTGAACAATATTAAAGGTTTGAAGAATGTGGAATGCTGGGGTGACCCATCCGATAATGTGGATGTGAAGAAGGAGGCCTAAGTTCTCATTAAGCTTACAAGTAAGTCCTTGAAAGGGGATTGTACTTGTAAGCTTTTTTTTGTCTTTTCCTGCCTTTTTTCATCATTATTGAATATTGCTACGTTTTTTACACAAAATACCTTTGTCTTTAATACCGCAATGATAATTTAAAAACTAGGAGTGAAAATAATGGATAGCAAGCAATCAAAAAATGAATCTTCAGAAGTTGCCGGAAGAATATATGATGTCAGCGATTATAAACGGGAAGATCCATTATCCTCTGGACTGGCCAGAACTCACGAACAAGTCTCCGATACTTATGCGGAAGGCGAAATAAAGGCAGTCATTGATGATGTAAACGGAAGAGATATTGAGATTGCAAAAGAAAGATCTAAAGAAGAAAGGTAATAAAATTTGTTTTTTTATGAACAAGAATTATCGCCTGCTATTTTGTTGATAAATCGGTTAGTTCCCCTAGCTTCTGATGAAACAAGAGCTAGGGGAAACATAATTAATAAATTCTTTCTGTCTCCAACTTTTGAAGCAATTCTTTCTTCGTTCTTGGGAAAAAGTCCCTTTCAGAAGGGTTCCTTGATTGAAGAAGGGCCTGAAACATTTCAAAAACCCACGGTTTCTCCAGATGTGCCTGCAGCAAAACGTCTTCATCATGGAAAACGGAAATAGGGTCCCCTTGGTATATGACCTTACCATCGTTCATGACAACGACTTCATCAGCCCATTGATAAGCTAAATTAACATCATGAGTTGATAGGATAATCGTTTTGTCAGGGTGATGGATACTGTCCAGCAGAGCCATGATCTGTCTTGAGAAATAAGGATCCAATCCAGCGGTAGGCTCGTCCAAGAGCCAGACATCGGGTTCCATGGCGAGTATCCCCGCAATGGCGACACGTTTTTTTTGCCCAAGGCTCAAAAAATGGGTAGGTCTGTCTTTCAGTTCCGTTACTTCCGTTTGGGCCATTGCCCAATTTACTTTCTCCTGGACCTTAATTCTATTCAATCCTAAATTCATCGGTCCAAACGATATATCCTGTTGTACATTAGCGGAAAAGAGCTGCGAGTCGGGATCTTGAAAAACGATCCCGACTTGCTTTCGTAATGATAATAATGATTTACGGTCATATTTCATTTTCTTGCCCTTAAATCTGATTGTTCCTGCTGTAGGTTGTAAAAGACCATTTAAATGGAGGAATAAAGTCGATTTGCCGGCACCATTATTGCCTAATAATGCAATCTTTTTACCATGTTGAATCGTTAGCGACAGATCGTTTAAAGCGAACGTTCCATCTGCGAATTGATGGGTGAGGCCTTCTATATGAAAAATATGCTCGTCCATTGTTGGTTGCCTCCAATTTACAAATATCCATTAATAAAGATTAAGCTTCCTAATATTGCAATCGCGATCAGCCAATTGCGTGAGGAATAGGCATAAGTATCCTCGATATAGGAAAGATTCTCCTGATAGCCTCTTGCGTTCATGGCCATCGTCAATTGCCCAGAGCGCTGCAATACTCCTAAAAATAAAGACGAGATTAGTAATCCGAGTGAACGTATGCCTTTCCTTAATGAAACATACCCCAACCGTGAAGCTTGTGCTTGGTGAATGGCCAAAGCTGTATCTAAAAAAATAAAGATGAAGCGATAGGTCAATTCTATTAAATCGATCAATAAGGAAGGCACTTTAAATTTTCGCAGCACGGATAGGATGACGGTAATGGGTGTAGTTAAGGTAAGGAAATATAAACAGCTGATGCTGCCCAATACGACAGTGATCAAATTGGCCACTGTACCGACGCTGTCATCGCTTATGAATATTTGCCAGTTCCCGACCTTCCAGGACCACCATATATTCGATATCGATGTAAATTTACTTGTGAAAGAAAAAAGGATGGTAATTGTTCCAGATAGTATAAAAAATCCTGGCAATAGAAGTAATTTAAGATAATAGGAAAGCGGGATTTTTGCCGCAAAAATGATTAAAGCGCTCATCACCGTAAAAGTGATGAGCGAAACGGCCATATCCCTTACCGTTAACGAAAACAGCAAAAGGGAAAG
This window contains:
- a CDS encoding YozQ family protein, yielding MDSKQSKNESSEVAGRIYDVSDYKREDPLSSGLARTHEQVSDTYAEGEIKAVIDDVNGRDIEIAKERSKEER
- a CDS encoding energy-coupling factor ABC transporter ATP-binding protein; protein product: MDEHIFHIEGLTHQFADGTFALNDLSLTIQHGKKIALLGNNGAGKSTLFLHLNGLLQPTAGTIRFKGKKMKYDRKSLLSLRKQVGIVFQDPDSQLFSANVQQDISFGPMNLGLNRIKVQEKVNWAMAQTEVTELKDRPTHFLSLGQKKRVAIAGILAMEPDVWLLDEPTAGLDPYFSRQIMALLDSIHHPDKTIILSTHDVNLAYQWADEVVVMNDGKVIYQGDPISVFHDEDVLLQAHLEKPWVFEMFQALLQSRNPSERDFFPRTKKELLQKLETERIY
- the cbiQ gene encoding cobalt ECF transporter T component CbiQ, translated to MLLIDKYAYFNGLKDVHPLEKMVFALSLLLFSLTVRDMAVSLITFTVMSALIIFAAKIPLSYYLKLLLLPGFFILSGTITILFSFTSKFTSISNIWWSWKVGNWQIFISDDSVGTVANLITVVLGSISCLYFLTLTTPITVILSVLRKFKVPSLLIDLIELTYRFIFIFLDTALAIHQAQASRLGYVSLRKGIRSLGLLISSLFLGVLQRSGQLTMAMNARGYQENLSYIEDTYAYSSRNWLIAIAILGSLIFINGYL